A single Rhopalosiphum padi isolate XX-2018 chromosome 4, ASM2088224v1, whole genome shotgun sequence DNA region contains:
- the LOC132928782 gene encoding pickpocket protein 28-like translates to MKLTKHSWFLEYCEKTTSPCMNYFSTKHRSLIEKSFWILIFVLMISITLKALSVLASVWINNPTVMFIENTESPIREIPFPSIMICPSSQLRKSVWEKYMDTNSSYWDNLKIYRDKICSVSFYSHGLEQSLREYIDYNVIKNCLHDCGISCSEVFQSDGKWQNTTLRNVCEYIQPIIGIFGLCFTINMMPLNQIFKDEYYQRYSDFFSKNITYVNAGKSNWNLDDGYSFYSKQHTIVDVTPARTSGVSYNHRLRLMLHTSDDDFLSCANLGIEKGRFVITFSNPAEYYSLTPRKFITPDTYTKIQITPFVKKINSDLMWRSLEIRQCYLQDERQLSIFKQYTELNCNHECEINKTISMCGCIMFQGALDATKFPENQMECNCLPTCSMIEYEVIDTSHFDDWNYMKLTNLVKNNSRGATIEFVFKKPYFTAYTSASILNLKSLISNVGGLLSLFLGINLINILEILYVLIKIFDNYIISLFF, encoded by the exons ATGAAGCTTACTAAACACAGTTGGTTTCTTGAGTATTGTGAAAAAACTACATCACCctgtatgaattatttttcaacaaagcATAGATCACTTATAGAAAA atCGTTTTGGATTCTTATATTTGTTCTGATGATATCAATAACACTTAAAGCACTGAGCGTTTTGGCGAGTGTTTGGATTAATAACCCAACAGTaatgtttattgaaaatacaGAATCGCCAATTCGAGAAATACCCTTCCCGTCAATCATGATTTGCCCGTCAAGTCAACTTCGAAAATCCGTTTGGGAAAAATATATGGACACGAACAGTTCTTATTG ggataatcttaaaatatatagggaTAAGATATGTTCTGTCAGTTTTTATTCTCATGGATTGGAACAAAGTTTAAGGGAATATATTGACTACAATGTAATAAAGAATTGTTTGCAC gatTGTGGGATTAGTTGTTCAGAAGTATTTCAGTCTGATGGTAAATGGCAGAATACAACGTTGAGAAATGTTTGCGAATATATTCAACCAATAATAGGCATATTTGgattatgttttacaattaaCATGATGCCATTAAACCAAATTTTTAAAGATGAATATTATCAAAG gtattctgattttttttcaaaaaacattacGTATGTTAATGCCGGTAAATCAAATTGGAATTTAGATGATGGATACTCATTTTATTCGAAACAACATACTATCGTTGACGTGACTCCTGCTCGAACGAGTGGCGTTAGTTATAATCATCGTTTAAGATTGATGCTACACACTTCGGATGACGATTTCTTGAGTTGTGCTAATCTGGGCATTGAAAAAGGTAGATTTGTG ATAACGTTTTCTAATCCAGctgaatattattcattaactcCTAGAAAATTTATTACACCAGACacatatacaaaaatacaaatcacTCCGttcgtgaaaaaaattaattcggaCTTAATGTGGCGTTCACTGGAAATTAGACAATGTTATTTGCAAGACGAAAGACAGCTAtccatttttaaacaatacaccGAATTAAATTGTAACCATGAATgtgaaataaacaaaactatttcCATGTGTGGCTGTATAATGTTCCAAGGagcat tagatgcaACCAAGTTTCCGGAAAATCAAATGGAGTGTAATTGTTTGCCAACATGTTCTATGATCGAATATGAAGTAATAGATACATCTCATTTCGACGATTGGAATTACatgaaattaacaaatttagttaaaaataa TTCTAGAGGTGCCACGATCGagtttgttttcaaaaaacCTTATTTTACGGCATACACATCCGCATCGATATTAAACCTGAAATCACTAATTA gtAACGTTGGAGGATTATTAAGTTTGTTTTTGggaataaatttaatcaatattcttgaaatactatatgtgttaattaaaatattcgataattatattattagtttgtttttt